A single genomic interval of Camelina sativa cultivar DH55 chromosome 11, Cs, whole genome shotgun sequence harbors:
- the LOC104727910 gene encoding J domain-containing protein DDB_G0295729-like: protein MECNKDEARRAIDIAEKKISASDYDGAKKFVNKAERLYPQLEGLKQVLMTIDVYISASNKINGESDWYGVLGVDPMADDEAVKKRYKKLALLLHPDKNRFNGAEGAFKLVLQACDLLSDKVKRSVYDQKRKSKQVNQKTPKPREPERHQPESSQKQKTPKPREPVSSQKQKDAQEKLNRYFEEQKKKREAERLSKNQEKRDSTTFEAERPYKKPMTSGDANSTFEAERLFKGGNANSTFEAERLFKRGNANSTFEAERLFKKPMKTGNVKRSVYDQKRKSKQVNQKTPKPREPERHQPESSQKQKTPKPREPVSSQKQKDAQEKLNRYFEEQKKKREAERLSKNQEKRDSTTFEAERPYKKPMTSGDANSTFEAERLFKGGNANSTFEAERLFKRGNANSTFEAERLFKKPMKTGNAYSTFEAEWLFNKLMATRDPNSTYEAQRLFRCR, encoded by the exons ATGGAGTGTAACAAGGACGAAGCTAGAAGAGCGATTGATATCGCCGAGAAGAAAATCTCAGCGAGTGATTACGATGGGGCTAAGAAATTCGTGAACAAGGCGGAGCGTCTGTATCCGCAACTTGAAGGTTTGAAACAAGTGTTGATGACCATCGATGTTTATATCTCTGCGTCAAACAAAATCAACGGAGAATCTGATTGGTATGGAGTTCTCGGTGTAGATCCTATGGCTGATGATGAAGCTGTGAAGAAACGTTACAAGAAGTTAGCTCTTTTGCTTCATCCGGACAAGAACAGGTTTAACGGTGCCGAAGGCGCGTTTAAACTGGTTTTACAAGCTTGTGATTTGTTATCTGATAAGGTTAAGAGAAGCGTGTATGACCAAAAAAGGAAATCGAAACAAGTTAACCAGAAAACACCGAAGCCACGCGAGCCTGAGCGTCATCAGCCTGAGTCTTCGCAGAAACAGAAAACACCGAAGCCACGCGAGCCTGTTTCTTCGCAGAAACAGAAGGATGcacaagaaaaattaaatagatattttGAGGAACAGAAGAAAAAACGTGAAGCAGAGAGACTTTCCAAGAATCAGGAGAAAAGAGACTCCACTACTTTTGAAGCAGAGAGGCCTTACAAGAAGCCGATGACAAGTGGAGATGCAAACTCTACTTTTGAAGCAGAGAGGCTTTTCAAAGGAGGAAACGCAAACTCTACTTTTGAAGCAGAGAGGCTATTCAAAAGAGGAAACGCAAACTCTACTTTTGAAGCAGAGAGGCTATTCAAGAAGCCGATGAAAACAGGGAAT GTTAAGAGAAGCGTGTATGACCAAAAAAGGAAATCGAAACAAGTTAACCAGAAAACACCGAAGCCACGCGAGCCTGAGCGTCATCAGCCTGAGTCTTCGCAGAAACAGAAAACACCGAAGCCACGCGAGCCTGTTTCTTCGCAGAAACAGAAGGATGcacaagaaaaattaaatagatattttGAGGAACAGAAGAAAAAACGTGAAGCAGAGAGACTTTCCAAGAATCAGGAGAAAAGAGACTCCACTACTTTTGAAGCAGAGAGGCCTTACAAGAAGCCGATGACAAGTGGAGATGCAAACTCTACTTTTGAAGCAGAGAGGCTTTTCAAAGGAGGAAACGCAAACTCTACTTTTGAAGCAGAGAGGCTATTCAAAAGAGGAAACGCAAACTCTACTTTTGAAGCAGAGAGGCTATTCAAGAAGCCGATGAAAACAGGGAATGCATACTCTACTTTTGAAGCAGAGTGGCTTTTCAATAAGCTGATGGCAACAAGAGACCCCAACTCTACTTATGAAGCTCAGAGGCTTTTCAGATGCCGATGA
- the LOC104723087 gene encoding malonate--CoA ligase-like, with amino-acid sequence MNDSDIFLLLSTEDHSETIAAKSGAQYHLIPLVVDSTSETVASNQLQDNSIVTEGKFLDEPALIVYTSGTTGKPKGVVRTHNSIISQVKMLTEAWEYTSADHILHCLPLHHVHGLFNALFAPLYAPSSVTYTISIYLS; translated from the exons ATGAATGATTCG GATATATTTCTGTTATTAAGCACAGAGGACCATAGTGAAACTATTGCAGCAAAGAGTGGCGCTCAATATCATCTAATTCCTCTTGTTGTTGACTCAACTTCGGAAACTGTTGCTAGCAATCAGCTTCAGGACAATAGTATTGTAACAGAAGGAAAATTTCTAG ATGAACCAGCATTGATTGTCTACACTAGCGGTACAACTGGTAAGCCAAAAGGAGTTGTCCGTACCCACAACAGCATCATTTCCCAG GTTAAAATGTTAACTGAAGCTTGGGAGTACACATCTGCTGATCATATTCTCCACTGCCTCCCACTACATCATGTTCATGGGCTTTTTAACGCTTTATTTGCTCCTCTTTACGCGCCATCTTCGGTAACTTATACTATCAGTATTTACTTGAGCTAG
- the LOC104727911 gene encoding dnaJ homolog subfamily C member 8-like codes for MECNKDEARRAIDIAEKKISANDYDGAKKFVNKAERLYPQLEGLKQVLMTIDVYISASNKTNGESDWYGVLGVDPLADDEAVKKRYKKLALLLHPDKNRFHGAEGAFKLVLQACDLLSDKVKRSAYDQKRKSKQVNQKTPKPSEPERHQPESSQKQKTPKPREPVSSQKQKDAQEKLNRYFEEQKKKREAERLSKNQEKRDSTTFEAERPYKKPMTSGDANSTFEAERLFKGGNANSTFEAERLFKRGNANSTFEAERLFKKPMKTGNAYSTFEAEWLFKELMATRDPNSTYEAQRLFRSR; via the coding sequence ATGGAGTGTAACAAGGACGAAGCTAGAAGAGCGATTGATATCGCCGAGAAGAAGATCTCTGCGAATGATTACGATGGGGCTAAGAAGTTCGTAAACAAGGCGGAGCGTCTGTATCCGCAACTTGAAGGTTTGAAACAAGTGTTGATGACGATCGATGTTTATATCTCTGCGTCAAACAAAACCAACGGAGAATCTGATTGGTATGGAGTTCTCGGTGTAGATCCTTTGGCTGACGATGAAGCTGTGAAGAAACGTTACAAGAAGTTAGCTCTTTTGCTTCATCCGGACAAGAACAGGTTTCACGGTGCTGAAGGCGCGTTTAAACTGGTTTTACAAGCTTGTGATTTGTTATCTGATAAGGTTAAGAGAAGCGCGTATGACCAAAAAAGGAAATCGAAACAAGTTAACCAGAAAACACCGAAGCCAAGCGAGCCTGAGCGTCATCAGCCTGAGTCTTCGCAGAAACAGAAAACACCGAAGCCACGCGAGCCTGTTTCTTCGCAGAAACAGAAGGATGcacaagaaaaattaaatagatattttGAGGAACAGAAGAAAAAACGTGAAGCAGAGAGACTTTCCAAGAATCAGGAGAAAAGAGACTCCACTACTTTTGAAGCAGAGAGGCCTTACAAGAAGCCGATGACAAGTGGAGATGCAAACTCTACTTTTGAAGCAGAGAGGCTTTTCAAAGGAGGAAACGCAAACTCTACTTTTGAAGCAGAGAGGCTATTCAAAAGAGGAAACGCAAACTCTACTTTTGAAGCAGAGAGGCTATTCAAGAAGCCGATGAAAACAGGGAATGCATACTCTACTTTTGAAGCAGAGTGGCTTTTCAAGGAGCTGATGGCAACAAGAGACCCCAACTCTACTTATGAAGCTCAGAGGCTTTTCAGAAGCCGATGA
- the LOC104723088 gene encoding dnaJ homolog subfamily C member 18-like: MESNEEEAKIAMDTAEKKLSENDYNGAKINGEADWYGILGVDPLADDEAMKKQYKKLALLLHPDKNRFNGAEGAFKLVLQAWDLLSDKDKRAAYDRKRKRKRSRMQDPPKPHEYESRYKSDPEPEQPDPDSSWEQENPREPRKSFSFGQYAKTRRATHIVNL, from the exons atgGAATCTAACGAGGAAGAAGCCAAAATAGCAATGGATACTGCTGAGAAGAAACTCTCGGAGAATGATTACAATGGAGCGAAG ATCAACGGAGAAGCTGACTGGTATGGCATACTCGGCGTAGATCCTTTAGCTGATGATGAAGCGATGAAGAAACAGTACAAGAAGTTGGCTCTTTTGCTTCATCCGGACAAGAATAGGTTTAATGGCGCGGAAGGCGCGTTTAAGCTGGTCTTACAAGCTTGGGATTTATTATCTGACAAAGATAAGAGAGCTGCGTATGATAGAAAGAGGAAACGGAAAAGGAGCAGAATGCAGGATCCACCAAAGCCACACGAGTACGAGTCCAGGTACAAATCTGACCCTGAGCCTGAGCAGCCTGATCCTGATTCTTCATGGGAACAGGAGAATCCACGGGAACCAAGGAAGTCATTTTCTTTTGGACAGTATGCAAAAACAAGACGTGCAACACACATTGTAAATTTGTGA